The following proteins come from a genomic window of Flavobacterium crocinum:
- a CDS encoding RNA polymerase sigma factor: protein MKIISLHQEETKIIKLAVENNRQAQQQIYSKFSSKMLSVCRQYIKDIQLAEDVMITAFMKVFTNLKNFEHKGSFEGWIRRIMVNECISYLRVQKKVKFAEDEFFVEESFNEIDSQFTVEQIQYLIDALPDGYKMVFNLYAIEGYKHNEIAKMLGINEGTSKSQLSHARKMLQTQITILKKQDNGTE from the coding sequence ATGAAAATTATTTCGTTACATCAAGAAGAAACCAAAATTATAAAGTTGGCTGTCGAGAACAATCGTCAGGCACAGCAGCAGATTTATAGTAAGTTTTCTTCTAAAATGTTAAGTGTATGTCGTCAATATATAAAAGACATTCAATTGGCAGAAGATGTAATGATAACGGCTTTTATGAAAGTGTTTACGAATTTGAAAAATTTTGAACACAAAGGAAGTTTTGAAGGCTGGATCCGCCGAATTATGGTTAACGAATGTATCTCCTATTTAAGAGTTCAAAAGAAAGTAAAGTTTGCTGAAGATGAATTTTTTGTTGAAGAAAGCTTTAATGAAATTGACAGTCAGTTTACCGTAGAACAGATTCAGTATTTAATTGATGCCTTGCCGGATGGTTATAAAATGGTTTTCAATTTATACGCAATTGAAGGTTACAAACACAATGAAATTGCCAAGATGTTAGGAATTAATGAAGGAACATCGAAATCGCAATTATCGCACGCCAGAAAAATGCTGCAAACACAAATTACTATTTTAAAAAAACAAGATAATGGAACCGAATAA